In the genome of Pseudonocardia cypriaca, the window GCTGGTGGCGGGCTGGGTAGCGGTGCTGGCCGTCGACGCCGGGCTGGCGCAGTTGCGCCTGCCGGGGCCCGCCGCGCTCGCGGTCACGCTGGCCGCGGTGGCCGCCGCCGTGCTGGCCATGCCCAGGCTGCCGCACGGCGGCGGCACCGGGATGCGCCCGCCGCCGCCGTGGGACCTCGCCGCCCGATCCCTCGCCACAGCGGTGCTCGTCATCTCGCTGACCACGGCCTCGACGGCCCTCGGCCCGCAGTGGACCGGGTTGCTCGCGACCTTCCCGACCGCGGCCAGCGTCGTCGCGGCCTTCGCCCTCGCACAGGGTGGGCCGGTGGAGGCGACGCGGATGCTCGCCGGGCTGCTGCGCGGTCTGTTCGGGTTCGCCGCGTTCTGCTGCGCGCTGGCGGCGCTGGTCGAGCCGGTCGGGGTCACCGCCTTCGCGTGCGCGCTCGTGGCCGCGCTGGTGGTCCAGGCAGGTGTCGGGCTGGTGCGCCGGACGGTTCGGCTACCCGTCTGAAGGATCTCGCGCACCGCCTTACCTCAGCCGAGGGTGATGCGGTCGGTCGCGGGTGGGCCGACCGGACGGTTCGCGCCGAGGTAGGCGGTGAGCGCGTCCACGTCCGCGCCACCGACGAAGTCGTTCGCGCCCTGGGTCGCCACCGAGAACCCGTCGCCGCCGCCTGCGATGAAGCTGTTCATCGTGATCCGGTAGGTGGCGGCGGGGTCGACCGGGGCGCCCCCGATCGTGATCCCGTCGACCTTCGTGCCCGCGCACGGGTCGGCACCGGTTCCGGGGGTTCCGGCCTGCCGCACCACGTAGCGCACGGTGGCCGAGGGCTGCAGGACCCGCTCGGTGACGAACTGCTGCTCGAGCAGGCAGTCCAGCTGGGCGCCGGTCAGGTCCAGCGTGGTGATGTAGTTGCCGAACGGTTGGACGGTGAACGCCTCCTCGTACGTGACCGGTCCGGCGTCCAGGTCGGCTCGCACCCCGCCCGGGTTCATGAACGCGGCGACGGCGCCCTGCTCGTCGTCGGTGGCGGCGAGCTGTGCGTCGGCGATGAGGTTGCCGAGCGGCGTCTCCCCGGAGGGGGCGGCTTCCCGGGTGATCGGTGCGCTGGTCTCGCCGACCTCCTCGGCCGCGACGGGCCCGAGGAGCGCACGGTAGTGCCCGATCAGGTCCTTCTGCGCGGCATCGGGGGCCACGTCGCGGCCGACGACCACGTTGCGGGCCCGCGCCTCGACCACGTCACCCGAGGACGGGTCGATGCGCATGTCGATGTCGGTGACCAGCCGGCCGAACGAGCTCGCGCTGGTGACCACCCGACCATCGAGCACGCAGTTGTAGGCCTGGTGGGTGTGCCCGCTTACCACGACGTCGATGGCGTCGGAGAAGCCGCCGACGATGTCCACGGCCGGGCCGGTGAGGTTCGTGCAGTCGTTGATCCCCCCGCCGCCTGCCTGCGTGCCACCCTCGTGGAGCAGCACGACGATCGCCTGCACGCCCTGTTCCTGCAGCTCGGCTGCGTAGCGGTTCGCGGTCTCGACCTCGTCCCGGAACGCGAGGCCCTCGATCCCGGACTGCGTGACGATGTCGGGCGTGCCCTCGAGCGTCATCCCGATGAAGCCGATCCGCACCCCCTGCACCTCGCGGATCGCGTACGGGGGCAGGAGCGGCTCCCCGGTGGCGGTGACGAACGCGTTGGCGGACAGGTACTGGAAGTCGGCTCCGGCGTAGGGCCGCGCCGGGTCGGCGCATCCGTCCTGCGGGTGGCAGCCGCCGTTCTGGATGCGCAGCAGCTCGTCCGAGCCCTCGTCGAACTCGTGGTTGCCAACGCTCGCCAGGTCGAGCCCGGCCAGCCCCAAGGCCTCGATCGCCGGCTCGTCGTGGAACGCCGCCGAGAGCAGCGGGGAGGCCCCGATCAGGTCGCCGGCCGCGACGGTGATGGTGTCGGGCCGCTGGACCTGCTCGGCCAGCAGGCGCAGCTGGGTGGCGAGGTACTCGGCACCGCCCGCGTCGACCTCGTCGATCTTCCCGCTGGACCCGCTCGGCGGTTCGAGGTTGCCGTGGAAGTCGTTCAGCGCGAGCAGCTGCACGTCGATCGGTGGACGGGCGACGTTCGCGCGCGGAACGACGAGCGCGGCCACGACCACCGCGAGCGCGGCGAGACCGATCACGATCAGCAGGGTTCGCCGGGAGACCGACCATCGGGGCATGCGCTGATCCTTCCGCGGAGCGACGGTGATCGACCACCCTCATCCTCGCGGGTGCCGCGGTTCCGTCGCGCCGCGGTCCGGCTGCCCACGGCGGGGTGAACGATCTCCGCCGCCCGTGGCGTCATGCCGTCACCCGAGCGCCCACGCAGCCACGAGGGGAACCGTCACGATGCTCACCACGGTGGACAGCAGGACCGCGGCGGAGACCCGGTCGGCGTCGGCCGCGTACTGCCGCGCCACCACGTAGACGTTGCCCGCTGTCGGCAGTGCCGCCATGAGAACGCCGGTCTGGACCCAGAACGGATCCATCCGCAGCAGGTGGGCGAGTATCCACCAGACCAACGCGGGGTAGGCGATGAGCTTGGCGGTGGTGATCGCGGCTGCGGTGGCCACGGTGGCGCGGTCGATGTGCTGGAGCGCGAGCGCGCCGCCGAGCGCGAACAGGGCGGTGGGGCCCGCCGCGGCGCCGAGCTGGGCGAGGAACCGTTCTGCCGGTACGGGCAGCGTCGCGCCGGTTGCGGCGAGTGCGGTGCCCAGGAGGATCGCCGCGACGACCGGGTTCAGGAGCGTTCCACGGAGCAGGAGGGACCCGATGCCCGCACGGTCGCCGCTCCCGGCGGTGCTCATGATCACGGCTCCGACGGAGAGCAGGACCATGATCTCGGCCAGGATCGCCATGGCGAGCGGTCCGGCGCCCTGCTCTCCGAAGAAGGCCAGCATCAGCGGCGGCCCGAGGAACCCGAGGTTGCCGACGGCGGCGGCGCTGGCGCGTGCCCCCGCCGCGGCGGCGGCTCGACGGTCGAGGATCCGCGAGAGGGCGAACGCGACCGCGAAGACGACGATCCCGCCCAGCAGGTAGCCGCCGTAGAACACCGGGTCGAGCAAACCGGCGAGCGGCCGCCCGGCGATGAGCCGGAAGACCAGTGCCGGAAGGGCGAACCGGAATGCGAACGCACCGAGCGCATCGAGCGCGGTCCGAGGGGCGAGGCCCGTCCGCACCGCCGTCCAGCCGAGCCCCACGAGGCCGAAGATCGGGAGCGTGAGCTGGACGATCTCGCTCATCCGCGTGCGGCGGTCCGTTGCTCGATCGCCCGGATCACGGCGACCATGTCGGCGTTCGCGAGCCCCAGGGAATGGGCCTCGCCGAAGAGTGCGTGGCAGACGTCCAGCAGCGGCGACGCGATGCCCGCCCGTCGCGCCGCGTCCGCGATCGGGCTGCAGTTGTTGTCGAGGACGTCCGCGATCGCGGCCTGGACGCCGAAATCCCGGTCGACCAGCTTGCGAACCTTCACCCGCGACACAGCGCTGGCCATCGGGCCGGCGTCGAGCACGTCGAGGAACCGCTGCATGTCCAGGCCGTGCCGGTCGGCGAAGTGCGCGGCCTCCGCGAGGCCGGTCACCATCGTGACCAGGAAGAGGTTGACCGAGTACTTCATCAGCAGCGCGTTCGGCACCGCCCCGCACACGATCGTCTCGCGGCACATCGGGCCGAGTACCGGGCGGACGTCGTCCACCGCAGCGGGGTCACCCGCCAGCATGGCGACGAGCTGTCCCGCCTCGGCCGGCGTCCGCGAACCCGAGACGGGCGCTTCGACGTACCTCCCGCCTGCGGCGCGGACGTCGGCCTCCAGCGCGCGCGAGTAGGGGGGCGGAGTCGTCCCCATGTGGACGACCGTGTGGCCGGCGACGTCGACGTCGAACCCGGACGGGTCACGGCCGAGGGCGGAGTCGATCGCGTCGGCGCCCGCCAGCATGAGGAGCACCACCCGTGCCTCGTCGAAGACCTCGGCGGGGCTGCCCGCCACCTTCGCCCCCGCCGCGCGCAGCGGCTCGCACTTGTCGGCCGAGCGGTTCCAGACGACGAGCGGTGTGCCCGCTCCGGCCAGGTTGAGTGCCATCGGTGCACCCATGACG includes:
- a CDS encoding bifunctional metallophosphatase/5'-nucleotidase, which produces MPRWSVSRRTLLIVIGLAALAVVVAALVVPRANVARPPIDVQLLALNDFHGNLEPPSGSSGKIDEVDAGGAEYLATQLRLLAEQVQRPDTITVAAGDLIGASPLLSAAFHDEPAIEALGLAGLDLASVGNHEFDEGSDELLRIQNGGCHPQDGCADPARPYAGADFQYLSANAFVTATGEPLLPPYAIREVQGVRIGFIGMTLEGTPDIVTQSGIEGLAFRDEVETANRYAAELQEQGVQAIVVLLHEGGTQAGGGGINDCTNLTGPAVDIVGGFSDAIDVVVSGHTHQAYNCVLDGRVVTSASSFGRLVTDIDMRIDPSSGDVVEARARNVVVGRDVAPDAAQKDLIGHYRALLGPVAAEEVGETSAPITREAAPSGETPLGNLIADAQLAATDDEQGAVAAFMNPGGVRADLDAGPVTYEEAFTVQPFGNYITTLDLTGAQLDCLLEQQFVTERVLQPSATVRYVVRQAGTPGTGADPCAGTKVDGITIGGAPVDPAATYRITMNSFIAGGGDGFSVATQGANDFVGGADVDALTAYLGANRPVGPPATDRITLG
- a CDS encoding AEC family transporter, whose amino-acid sequence is MSEIVQLTLPIFGLVGLGWTAVRTGLAPRTALDALGAFAFRFALPALVFRLIAGRPLAGLLDPVFYGGYLLGGIVVFAVAFALSRILDRRAAAAAGARASAAAVGNLGFLGPPLMLAFFGEQGAGPLAMAILAEIMVLLSVGAVIMSTAGSGDRAGIGSLLLRGTLLNPVVAAILLGTALAATGATLPVPAERFLAQLGAAAGPTALFALGGALALQHIDRATVATAAAITTAKLIAYPALVWWILAHLLRMDPFWVQTGVLMAALPTAGNVYVVARQYAADADRVSAAVLLSTVVSIVTVPLVAAWALG
- a CDS encoding NAD(P)-dependent oxidoreductase — translated: MSIGFLGLGVMGAPMALNLAGAGTPLVVWNRSADKCEPLRAAGAKVAGSPAEVFDEARVVLLMLAGADAIDSALGRDPSGFDVDVAGHTVVHMGTTPPPYSRALEADVRAAGGRYVEAPVSGSRTPAEAGQLVAMLAGDPAAVDDVRPVLGPMCRETIVCGAVPNALLMKYSVNLFLVTMVTGLAEAAHFADRHGLDMQRFLDVLDAGPMASAVSRVKVRKLVDRDFGVQAAIADVLDNNCSPIADAARRAGIASPLLDVCHALFGEAHSLGLANADMVAVIRAIEQRTAARG